One stretch of Hemibagrus wyckioides isolate EC202008001 linkage group LG01, SWU_Hwy_1.0, whole genome shotgun sequence DNA includes these proteins:
- the LOC131361217 gene encoding protein S100-A13-like, with protein sequence MAPKYTDLELAINTIVTQFHAASPNEASTLTVTEFQEMLSKEMPSVTPKDEEGLNQMLKEMDVPEGQGVTFENFWKLVNSFANHQCGLLQKEKSVKCTCLLL encoded by the exons TACACAGATCTAGAACTGGCCATCAACACCATAGTAACCCAGTTCCATGCAGCCTCTCCGAATGAAGCTTCCACTTTGACAGTTACGGAGTTCCAGGAAATGCTATCCAAAGAAATGCCATCAGTG ACTCCCAAGGATGAGGAAGGTCTTAACCAGATGCTGAAGGAGATGGATGTGCCAGAGGGTCAGGGAGTCACCTTTGAGAACTTTTGGAAGCTGGTGAATTCCTTTGCCAACCATCAGTGTGGGCTgctgcagaaagaaaaaagtgttaAATGCACTTGCTTGCTACTCTGA